CCGTGAAGCATCCGGACCTCGTGAAGAGCCTCGCGCTCTTCGGGCCGCTCGTCGCGCCGCCGGATGCGGGTCGCGAAGGCATGCGCCAGCGCGCGGGCATCGCGCGGGACAAGGGCGTGCCGGGTCTGCAGGAAATCGCCGACGCGATCGTCAAGGGCGCGACGAGCGACGAAACCAAGTCGCAGCGGCCCGTCACGCTCGCGCTCGTGCGCGAGAGCGTGATGCGCCAGTCGCCCGAAGGCTACGCGCAGAGCTGCGAGGCGCTCGCGGGCGCGCAGGCCGCCGAGATCGAGCGCATTCAGGTGCCGACACTGCTCGTCACCGGCGACCAGGACGGCGTTGGCAAGCCCGATGCGGTCCGCGCGATGGCCGAACGCATCGCGGGCGCGAAGGTCGTCGTGCTGGACGGCTGCGGCCACTGGACGACGTTCGAGAAGCCCGCCGAATCGACGGCGGAGCTGCGCAGCTTCTATCAGGCGGCGCAGTAAGGATTGAACGGACGGGCAAGCCGGACGCAACAAAATGCCGCCCAGACGGCGACGCGGCCGGCGTGTCATCGAAAGAGCCAACGAAGGTCACGCAATCGACTGCTGGCGGGCGCAGGAGCGCGTCGCGCCGCAGCGTGGAGGAGACAGACATGAGTTCGATCTTGTTCACCAACGTATCCGTTTTCGATGGCAGCGGCGCGCAGCCGTTCAAGGGCCAGGTGCTCGTGGACGGCCAGCGCATCGTGCGTGTCGCGCGCGAGGAAGAGCCGTTGAGCGCGCCCGAAGCGCAGCGCATCGACGGGCGCGGCGCGTTTCTGATGCCCGGCATGACCGAGGCGCACACGCATTTTTCGTGGAACGACCAGCCTTCGCTGTCCGCGATCCAGTTCATGCCGCCTGAGGAGCACATGCTCTGGTGCGTGCGCGTGGCGAAGCGCTACCTCGAAATGGGCTGGACATCGGCATTGGGCGCGGCCGCCGCGAAGCCGCGCCTCGACGTGGTCTTGCGCAATGCCGTGAATGCAGGCGAATTTCCGGGGCCGCGCTATCTCGCGGGCAGTCAGGAAATCACCATTCTCGGCGGCCTCGCGGACAACACGCTTCCGCACATGCCGTTCAAGGAACTGAATTTCGGCGCGGTCGTGAGCGGCCCCGAAGAGATGCGCGCGACCACGCGCATGTTCGTGAAGTACGGCGTCGATCATCTGAAGATCAATCTGTCGGGCGAGTACATCGCCGGGATCTCGGCGGAATCGTCGCCGTTCTCGGAGGAAGAAATCGCGATGCTCGCGGCGGAAGCGAAGCGCGCCGGCAAGCGCGTGGCGGCGCATGCGCGTTCGAGCGAATCGGTCAAGCAATGCGTGCGGCACGGGCTGGAGCTGATCTTCCACGCGAGCTTCGCGGACGAAGAAGCGCTCGACATGCTCGAAGCCAACAAGGAGAAGCATTTTGTGGCGCCGGGCATCGGCTGGCTCATCAGCACGCTGTATCACGCGGAGAAGTGGGGCATCAGCGAGGAGATGGCGACGAAGATGGGCTACAAGCGAGAGCTCGAAACCGCCGCCGAAACGCTGCGCAAGATGCACAAGCGCGGCATTCGCATCCTGCCGGGCGGCGACTACGGCTTCGCGTGGATGCCGCACGGCACGAACGCGCGCGATCTCCAGTACTTCGTCGATTACATCGGCATGACGCCGATGGAAGTGCTGATGTCGGCGACCCGTTACGGCGGCGATTTGATGATGATGGGCGACGAGCTCGGCCAGATTCGCGAGGGCTATCTCGCCGACATCATTCTCGTCGACGGCAATCCGCTCGCGGACCTCACGATCCTGCAGGACCCGAAGAAGATCACGCTCGTCATGAAAGACGGCGAAATCTTCAAGACGACGCACGACTCGCTGCCGCCGCGCGGCGAGCTGCACATCGGCACGTCGCTGCCCGCCGATGCGGGCGTCGAGAAGACTGCGCCCGCGCCCGTGCACTGACACGCGCGCAGAAAAAGGCTTCGCGCCGGCCCGATACGGCGGCCGGCGCGAACGCACACGCACACGCAAA
The sequence above is a segment of the Caballeronia sp. Lep1P3 genome. Coding sequences within it:
- a CDS encoding alpha/beta fold hydrolase, whose translation is MATTQVQGVFIETEGEGAPVVCIHGLGGSSNNWTPVLPAFEGKKVIRIDLPGSARSPLSAGKLSIDAYVDTIASVLRELQVTQADIVAHSMGTIVAQHLAVKHPDLVKSLALFGPLVAPPDAGREGMRQRAGIARDKGVPGLQEIADAIVKGATSDETKSQRPVTLALVRESVMRQSPEGYAQSCEALAGAQAAEIERIQVPTLLVTGDQDGVGKPDAVRAMAERIAGAKVVVLDGCGHWTTFEKPAESTAELRSFYQAAQ
- a CDS encoding amidohydrolase family protein; this translates as MSSILFTNVSVFDGSGAQPFKGQVLVDGQRIVRVAREEEPLSAPEAQRIDGRGAFLMPGMTEAHTHFSWNDQPSLSAIQFMPPEEHMLWCVRVAKRYLEMGWTSALGAAAAKPRLDVVLRNAVNAGEFPGPRYLAGSQEITILGGLADNTLPHMPFKELNFGAVVSGPEEMRATTRMFVKYGVDHLKINLSGEYIAGISAESSPFSEEEIAMLAAEAKRAGKRVAAHARSSESVKQCVRHGLELIFHASFADEEALDMLEANKEKHFVAPGIGWLISTLYHAEKWGISEEMATKMGYKRELETAAETLRKMHKRGIRILPGGDYGFAWMPHGTNARDLQYFVDYIGMTPMEVLMSATRYGGDLMMMGDELGQIREGYLADIILVDGNPLADLTILQDPKKITLVMKDGEIFKTTHDSLPPRGELHIGTSLPADAGVEKTAPAPVH